Proteins from a genomic interval of Piscinibacter sp. HJYY11:
- a CDS encoding DUF6152 family protein, which yields MQRRLILVAGAGVWTLPTWAHHGWSNFDADRPIYLEGKAAKVAWRNPHAEVELELASPLKLPGDLAKRAVPPQSAAVDAPSILAKTVLPTRTDKRWELELAPLSRMQAWQVAEIKPGTPLSVVAYTFPGEKGEAIARVEYLFVDGKAYALRSSPA from the coding sequence ATGCAACGACGTCTGATCCTGGTGGCTGGTGCGGGTGTCTGGACCTTGCCGACGTGGGCCCATCACGGCTGGAGCAACTTCGATGCCGACCGGCCGATCTACCTGGAAGGGAAGGCCGCCAAGGTGGCCTGGCGCAACCCGCACGCCGAGGTGGAGCTCGAGCTCGCCTCCCCGTTGAAACTGCCGGGGGACTTGGCTAAACGGGCCGTGCCGCCCCAGTCTGCCGCGGTGGATGCGCCGAGCATCCTGGCCAAGACGGTCCTGCCCACACGGACCGACAAGCGCTGGGAGCTGGAGCTCGCCCCCTTGTCACGCATGCAGGCCTGGCAGGTGGCTGAGATCAAGCCCGGCACGCCACTTTCGGTGGTCGCCTACACCTTCCCGGGTGAGAAAGGCGAGGCGATCGCGCGGGTGGAATATCTCTTCGTCGACGGCAAGGCGTACGCCTTGCGGTCCTCGCCGGCCTAG
- the mpl gene encoding UDP-N-acetylmuramate:L-alanyl-gamma-D-glutamyl-meso-diaminopimelate ligase gives MHIHILGICGTFMGGLAALAREAGHTVTGCDAGVYPPMSDQLRALGIELIEGYGADQLKLNPDLYVIGNVVSRGNPLVEAVLDAGAPYTSGPLWLAENVLQGRHVLAVAGTHGKTTTTSMLAWMLEKAGLEPGFLVGGVPQNFGVSARLGKGKAFVIEADEYDTAFFDKRSKFVHYRPRTAILNNLEYDHADIFPDVAAIETQFHHLVRTVPPSGRLVVNAREETLQHVLERGCWSEVVRFGTRKETPGALRARGEPHAFDVLRGSLKIARVDWQLLGEHNQLNALAAIAAAEHIGVSPEVAGQALGSFENVRRRLELRGEAGQVKVYDDFAHHPTAIRTTINGLRRKVGMDRILAVFEPRSNTMKLGAMKAQLPWALEEADLSFCHQANLGWDAREALAPMGDKAIVADTIEALVAAVRRAAKPGDHVLCMSNGGFGGIHTKLLTALSS, from the coding sequence ATGCACATTCACATCCTCGGCATCTGCGGCACCTTCATGGGCGGTCTTGCGGCCCTTGCACGCGAAGCCGGCCACACCGTCACCGGCTGCGACGCCGGCGTCTACCCGCCGATGAGCGACCAGCTGCGCGCCCTCGGCATCGAGCTCATCGAAGGCTACGGCGCCGACCAGCTCAAGCTCAATCCCGACCTCTACGTCATCGGCAACGTGGTCTCGCGCGGCAACCCGCTGGTCGAAGCCGTCCTCGATGCCGGCGCGCCCTACACCAGTGGCCCGCTGTGGCTGGCCGAGAACGTGCTGCAAGGCCGCCACGTGCTGGCGGTCGCCGGCACGCACGGCAAGACGACCACCACCTCGATGCTCGCGTGGATGCTCGAAAAGGCAGGGCTCGAACCCGGCTTTCTGGTCGGCGGCGTGCCGCAGAACTTCGGCGTCTCCGCGCGCCTCGGCAAGGGCAAGGCCTTCGTCATCGAAGCCGACGAGTACGACACCGCCTTCTTCGACAAGCGCAGCAAGTTCGTGCATTACCGGCCGCGCACCGCGATCCTCAACAACCTCGAATACGACCACGCCGACATCTTTCCCGACGTCGCCGCGATCGAGACCCAGTTCCACCACCTCGTGCGCACGGTGCCGCCGTCGGGCCGGCTCGTGGTCAACGCACGCGAGGAGACGCTGCAGCACGTGCTGGAGCGCGGCTGCTGGAGCGAGGTCGTGCGCTTCGGCACACGCAAGGAAACGCCAGGCGCGCTGCGCGCGCGTGGCGAGCCACATGCCTTCGACGTGCTGCGCGGCAGCCTGAAGATCGCACGTGTCGACTGGCAGCTGCTCGGGGAACACAACCAGCTCAACGCGCTGGCCGCGATCGCCGCCGCCGAGCACATCGGCGTGTCACCCGAAGTCGCAGGCCAGGCGCTCGGCTCGTTCGAGAACGTGCGCCGCCGGCTCGAGCTGCGCGGTGAGGCCGGCCAGGTCAAGGTCTACGACGACTTCGCGCACCACCCGACCGCGATCCGCACCACCATCAACGGCCTGCGCCGCAAGGTGGGCATGGACCGCATCCTCGCGGTCTTCGAGCCGCGCTCCAACACGATGAAGCTGGGCGCCATGAAAGCCCAGCTGCCGTGGGCGCTGGAAGAAGCCGACCTGTCGTTCTGCCACCAGGCGAACCTGGGCTGGGATGCGCGCGAGGCGCTCGCCCCGATGGGCGACAAGGCCATCGTGGCCGACACCATCGAGGCCCTCGTCGCCGCCGTGCGCCGTGCCGCGAAGCCGGGGGACCATGTGCTCTGCATGAGCAACGGCGGCTTCGGCGGCATCCACACCAAGCTGCTGACGGCCCTCAGCTCCTGA
- a CDS encoding response regulator transcription factor, giving the protein MAIKKILLVDDSKTELHFLSELLTKRGYSVRTAEDGEDAMRRLGEDKPDLILMDVVMPGQNGFQLTRAITRDPRFTDVPVIMCTSKNQETDKVWGMRQGARDYIVKPVDADELVAKIKAFD; this is encoded by the coding sequence ATGGCGATCAAGAAAATCCTGTTGGTGGACGACTCGAAGACCGAGTTGCATTTCCTGTCCGAACTGCTGACCAAGCGCGGCTATTCGGTGCGCACCGCCGAAGACGGCGAAGACGCGATGCGCCGGCTGGGTGAAGACAAGCCCGACCTGATCCTGATGGACGTCGTCATGCCGGGGCAGAACGGCTTCCAGCTCACCCGCGCTATCACCCGCGATCCGCGTTTCACCGATGTGCCGGTGATCATGTGCACGAGCAAGAACCAGGAAACCGACAAGGTCTGGGGCATGCGCCAGGGCGCACGCGACTACATCGTCAAGCCCGTCGATGCCGACGAGCTGGTGGCCAAGATCAAGGCGTTCGACTGA
- a CDS encoding bifunctional hydroxymethylpyrimidine kinase/phosphomethylpyrimidine kinase has translation MTNDATATETSTDNPHDAPAPACVMSFNASDPSGAGGLAGDVVTIAAMGAHALPVVTAVVLRDTAEVFDHTALDADVLVEQARSILEDVTISAWKVGFLGTAESVSAVAEVLSDYPEVPLVAYMPNLSWVDEDDQAAYLDAFRELVLPQTEVLVGSHQTLTDFLLPEWSGDRPASPRELAVAAAQHGARFVLVTSVPLPDQFLDNVLASPQGAITGEKFERFEVSFVGAGDTLSAALAALLASGSELHAAVGESLSFLDQALDAGFRPGMGNVIPDRFFWALPPAEEGAEGGPEADEGDQSPKDPRHVH, from the coding sequence ATGACGAACGACGCGACTGCCACGGAAACCAGCACCGACAACCCACACGACGCCCCGGCGCCGGCCTGTGTGATGAGCTTCAACGCCAGTGACCCGAGCGGCGCGGGCGGCTTGGCCGGCGACGTGGTCACCATCGCCGCCATGGGCGCACATGCCCTGCCCGTCGTGACAGCAGTCGTGCTGCGGGATACCGCCGAAGTGTTCGATCACACTGCACTCGATGCGGACGTGCTGGTCGAGCAAGCTCGCAGCATCCTGGAAGACGTGACCATCTCCGCCTGGAAGGTCGGCTTCCTCGGCACGGCCGAAAGCGTGAGCGCCGTGGCCGAAGTGCTCTCCGATTACCCCGAAGTGCCGCTCGTCGCCTACATGCCGAACCTGTCGTGGGTGGACGAGGACGACCAGGCCGCCTACCTCGACGCCTTCCGCGAGCTGGTGCTGCCGCAGACCGAGGTGCTGGTCGGCAGCCACCAGACGCTGACCGACTTCCTGCTGCCTGAGTGGAGTGGCGACCGCCCGGCCTCGCCGCGCGAGCTGGCCGTTGCCGCCGCCCAGCACGGCGCGCGGTTCGTGCTCGTCACGAGCGTGCCGTTGCCCGACCAGTTCCTCGACAACGTGCTGGCCTCGCCGCAGGGCGCGATCACCGGCGAGAAGTTCGAGCGCTTCGAGGTGAGCTTCGTCGGCGCGGGCGACACCCTCTCCGCCGCGCTGGCCGCGCTGCTGGCCTCCGGCAGCGAGCTGCACGCCGCGGTGGGCGAATCGCTGTCCTTCCTGGACCAGGCGCTCGACGCCGGTTTCCGCCCCGGCATGGGCAACGTGATCCCCGACCGCTTCTTCTGGGCGCTGCCGCCCGCCGAAGAAGGCGCGGAAGGCGGCCCCGAGGCCGACGAGGGCGACCAAAGCCCGAAGGATCCCCGCCATGTCCACTAA
- a CDS encoding rubredoxin, with the protein MCLICGWIYDESAGDPDHGIAPGTPWESVPMNWTCPECGARKEDFEMVQI; encoded by the coding sequence ATGTGTCTGATATGCGGTTGGATATACGACGAATCGGCTGGCGATCCTGATCACGGGATTGCACCGGGGACGCCCTGGGAGTCAGTGCCCATGAACTGGACTTGTCCGGAGTGTGGCGCTCGCAAAGAAGATTTCGAGATGGTCCAGATCTGA
- a CDS encoding chemotaxis protein CheW produces the protein MANKEALRELQSRLAERLKAAQSQERGRSWLAVECAGHGFLFPLQEAGEIFPFAPAVPVPYTSRWFLGVANLRGKLHGVVDLAGFLGIRGNEVAREQSWFVAFNNDLNINSALMVDRLSGLRSLEQLKREHDDGQAKPAFVGAPYRDENNRLWRELNLAALANESAFLRIAG, from the coding sequence ATGGCCAATAAGGAAGCACTACGCGAACTGCAAAGCCGCCTCGCCGAAAGGCTGAAGGCGGCTCAGTCGCAAGAGCGCGGGAGATCCTGGTTGGCCGTGGAGTGTGCGGGCCATGGGTTCCTGTTCCCGCTGCAGGAAGCGGGCGAAATCTTTCCGTTTGCGCCGGCCGTGCCGGTGCCCTACACGAGCCGTTGGTTCCTCGGCGTGGCCAACCTGCGCGGCAAGCTGCACGGCGTGGTCGATCTGGCCGGCTTCCTGGGCATCCGCGGCAACGAGGTTGCGCGCGAGCAGTCGTGGTTCGTCGCCTTCAACAACGACCTGAACATTAACTCCGCGCTGATGGTGGACCGGCTCTCCGGCCTGCGCAGCCTGGAGCAGCTCAAGCGCGAGCACGACGACGGCCAGGCCAAGCCAGCCTTCGTCGGCGCACCGTACCGGGATGAGAACAACCGCCTGTGGCGCGAGCTGAACCTCGCGGCGCTGGCGA
- a CDS encoding PleD family two-component system response regulator gives MKVLVIDDSNTIRRSAEIFLKQGGYQVLLAEDGFDALSKVNDHAPDLIFCDILMPRLDGYQTCAIIKRNPKFSSVPVIMLSSKDGLFDKARGRMVGSEAYLTKPFTKDQLLQAVEQHRRVE, from the coding sequence ATGAAGGTGCTGGTTATCGACGACAGCAACACGATTCGCCGCAGCGCAGAGATTTTCCTGAAGCAGGGTGGGTATCAGGTCCTGCTGGCCGAAGACGGTTTCGATGCCCTGTCGAAGGTCAACGACCACGCGCCTGATCTGATCTTCTGCGACATCCTGATGCCGCGCCTCGATGGCTACCAGACCTGCGCCATCATCAAGCGCAACCCGAAATTTTCATCGGTGCCGGTGATCATGCTGTCGTCGAAGGACGGCCTGTTCGACAAGGCCCGCGGTCGGATGGTGGGCTCGGAAGCCTATTTGACCAAACCCTTCACGAAAGACCAGTTGTTGCAAGCGGTGGAGCAGCACCGCCGGGTCGAATGA
- the hemL gene encoding glutamate-1-semialdehyde 2,1-aminomutase, which translates to MSTNAQLFERAQRVIPGGVNSPVRAFRAVGGTPRFISRALGPYIFDAEGKRYIDYIGSWGPMILGHGHPEVLEAVQKAALEGFSFGAPTEREVELAEEILKLVPSLEQVRLVSSGTEAAMSAIRLARGATGRHKIIKFEGCYHGHADALLVKAGSGLATFGNPTSAGVPPEVVQHTLVLEYNNVAELEEAFKLHGADLACVMIEPIAGNMNFVRASIPFMTRLRELCTQHGALLVFDEVMTGFRVALGGAQSLYAKAIAGFAPDMSVFGKVIGGGMPLAAFGGKRAVMEKLAPLGPVYQAGTLSGNPVATACGLATLKQIQKPGFFDALAERTRTLVQGLDAAAQSAGVPFASDCEGGMFGFFFGASLPQNYPAVMATDKERFNRFFHAMLDRGVYLAPALYEAGFVSSAHSAADIAATVNAAREALKA; encoded by the coding sequence ATGTCCACTAACGCCCAGCTGTTCGAACGCGCCCAGCGCGTCATTCCCGGCGGCGTCAACTCGCCGGTGCGCGCCTTCCGCGCGGTCGGCGGCACGCCGCGTTTCATCAGCCGTGCGCTGGGCCCCTACATCTTCGATGCCGAGGGCAAGCGCTACATCGACTACATCGGCTCCTGGGGGCCGATGATCCTCGGCCACGGCCACCCCGAGGTGCTCGAGGCGGTGCAGAAGGCCGCCCTCGAAGGCTTCTCCTTCGGCGCCCCGACCGAGCGTGAAGTCGAGCTGGCGGAAGAGATCCTGAAGCTCGTGCCGAGCCTGGAGCAGGTGCGGCTCGTGAGCTCCGGCACCGAAGCGGCGATGAGCGCCATTCGCCTCGCCCGAGGGGCCACCGGCCGCCACAAGATCATCAAGTTCGAAGGCTGCTACCACGGCCATGCCGATGCCCTGCTGGTGAAGGCCGGCTCGGGCCTCGCCACCTTCGGCAACCCGACCAGCGCCGGCGTGCCGCCCGAGGTGGTGCAGCACACGCTGGTGCTCGAATACAACAACGTCGCCGAGCTCGAAGAAGCCTTCAAGCTGCACGGCGCCGACCTTGCCTGCGTGATGATCGAGCCGATCGCCGGCAACATGAATTTCGTGCGCGCGAGCATCCCGTTCATGACACGCCTGCGCGAGCTGTGCACGCAGCACGGCGCGCTGCTGGTGTTCGACGAGGTGATGACCGGCTTCCGCGTGGCGCTCGGCGGCGCGCAGAGCCTGTACGCCAAGGCCATCGCCGGCTTCGCACCCGACATGAGCGTCTTCGGCAAGGTAATCGGGGGCGGCATGCCGCTGGCGGCCTTCGGCGGCAAGCGTGCGGTGATGGAAAAGCTGGCCCCGCTCGGCCCGGTCTACCAGGCCGGCACGCTGTCGGGCAACCCAGTGGCCACGGCCTGCGGCCTGGCCACGCTCAAGCAGATCCAGAAACCCGGCTTCTTCGACGCGCTGGCTGAGCGCACGCGTACGCTGGTTCAGGGCCTGGACGCCGCCGCCCAATCGGCCGGCGTGCCCTTCGCGAGCGACTGCGAGGGCGGCATGTTCGGCTTCTTCTTTGGCGCCTCACTGCCGCAGAACTACCCGGCCGTGATGGCGACCGACAAGGAGCGCTTCAACCGCTTCTTCCACGCCATGCTCGACCGCGGCGTGTACCTAGCGCCGGCCTTGTACGAAGCCGGCTTCGTCAGCTCGGCGCACAGCGCCGCGGACATCGCGGCCACCGTCAACGCCGCGCGCGAGGCGCTGAAAGCCTAG